In Serratia marcescens subsp. marcescens ATCC 13880, a single genomic region encodes these proteins:
- the guaB gene encoding IMP dehydrogenase has translation MLRIAKEALTFDDVLLVPAHSTVLPNTAELGTQLTKTIRLNIPMLSAAMDTVTESGLAIALAQEGGLGFIHKNMSIERQAEEVSRVKKHESGVVTDPQTVTPATTLQEVKELTARNGFAGYPVVTEDNELVGIITGRDVRFVTDLTQPVTAVMTPKDRLVTVKEGEARDVVLQKMHEKRVEKALVVDDSFHLLGMITVKDFQKAERKPNACKDEHGRLRVGAAVGAGAGNEERVDALVAAGVDVLLIDSSHGHSEGVLQRIRETRAKYPDLQIVGGNVATAAGAKALAEAGVSAVKVGIGPGSICTTRIVTGVGVPQITAIADAVEALEGTGIPVIADGGIRFSGDIAKAIAAGASCVMVGSMLAGTEESPGEIELYQGRSFKSYRGMGSLGAMSKGSSDRYFQTDNAADKLVPEGIEGRVAYKGMLKAIVHQQMGGLRSCMGLTGCATIDDLRTKAEFVRISGAGIQESHVHDVTITKESPNYRMG, from the coding sequence ATGCTACGTATCGCTAAAGAAGCTCTGACGTTTGACGACGTCCTCCTGGTTCCAGCCCACTCCACGGTTCTGCCTAACACCGCAGAGCTAGGCACTCAACTGACCAAAACCATCCGCCTGAACATCCCTATGCTGTCCGCAGCCATGGATACCGTTACCGAATCCGGCCTGGCCATCGCGCTGGCGCAGGAAGGCGGCCTGGGCTTCATCCACAAAAACATGTCCATCGAGCGCCAGGCTGAAGAAGTCAGCCGCGTGAAGAAACATGAAAGCGGCGTAGTCACCGACCCGCAGACCGTTACTCCGGCCACCACGCTGCAGGAAGTGAAAGAGCTGACCGCGCGCAACGGCTTCGCCGGTTACCCGGTCGTTACCGAAGACAACGAGCTGGTCGGCATCATCACCGGCCGCGACGTGCGCTTCGTGACCGATCTGACCCAGCCGGTCACCGCGGTGATGACGCCGAAAGATCGCCTGGTCACCGTGAAAGAAGGTGAAGCGCGCGACGTGGTGCTGCAGAAGATGCACGAAAAGCGCGTAGAAAAAGCGCTGGTGGTGGACGACAGCTTCCATCTGCTGGGCATGATCACCGTTAAAGACTTCCAGAAAGCGGAACGTAAGCCGAACGCCTGTAAAGACGAGCACGGCCGTCTGCGCGTGGGCGCGGCGGTCGGCGCCGGCGCCGGCAACGAAGAGCGCGTTGACGCGCTGGTGGCGGCGGGCGTTGACGTCCTGCTGATCGACTCCTCGCACGGCCACTCCGAAGGCGTGTTGCAGCGCATCCGCGAAACCCGCGCCAAATACCCGGATCTGCAGATCGTCGGCGGCAACGTCGCGACCGCAGCGGGCGCCAAAGCGCTGGCTGAAGCCGGCGTGAGCGCGGTGAAGGTGGGTATCGGCCCTGGCTCCATCTGCACCACCCGTATCGTGACCGGCGTGGGCGTGCCGCAGATCACCGCCATCGCTGACGCGGTGGAAGCGCTGGAAGGCACCGGCATCCCGGTTATCGCCGACGGCGGCATCCGCTTCTCCGGCGATATCGCCAAAGCGATCGCCGCGGGCGCCTCTTGCGTGATGGTCGGCTCCATGCTGGCGGGCACCGAAGAGTCTCCGGGCGAAATCGAGCTGTATCAGGGCCGTTCGTTCAAATCTTACCGCGGCATGGGCTCGCTGGGCGCGATGTCCAAAGGCTCTTCCGACCGTTACTTCCAAACCGATAACGCCGCCGACAAACTGGTGCCGGAAGGTATCGAAGGCCGCGTGGCCTATAAAGGCATGCTGAAAGCCATCGTGCACCAGCAGATGGGCGGCCTGCGCTCCTGCATGGGCCTGACCGGCTGCGCCACCATCGACGATCTGCGCACCAAGGCGGAGTTCGTGCGCATCAGCGGCGCCGGCATTCAGGAAAGCCACGTGCACGACGTGACCATCACCAAAGAGTCGCCGAACTACCGCATGGGCTGA
- the xseA gene encoding exodeoxyribonuclease VII large subunit, with product MSLPVSPSIFTVSRLNQTVRQLLEREMGQIWLSAEISNLSQPASGHWYFTLKDDRAQVRCAMFRNSNRRVTFRPQNGQQVLVRASITLYEPRGDYQLIAESMQPAGDGLLQQQFEQLKQRLSAEGLFDQQFKQPLPAPAKRVGVITSASGAALHDILQVLQRRDPSLPIVIYPTSVQGAEAPMQIVRAIEAANRRDECDVLIVGRGGGSLEDLWSFNDERVARAIFASRIPIVSAVGHETDVTIADFVADLRAPTPSAAAELVSRNQLELLRQLQSQQQQLEMAMDYYLAQRQQQFTRIHHRLQQQHPHLRLARQQTLLFKLQRRMEDGMQQQLRQAARRSERAQQRLAQVQPQGRIHRYQQRVQQQEYRLQQAMERQLNAYRQRFGVACSQLETVSPLATLARGYSVTQTPRGELLKTTKQAQVGELLKTRLQDGWVESEVKTITVAKKPRKKRAAE from the coding sequence ATGTCGCTACCTGTTTCGCCTTCCATTTTTACCGTAAGCCGCCTCAATCAGACGGTTCGCCAACTGCTGGAAAGGGAAATGGGGCAGATTTGGCTCTCCGCCGAGATCTCCAACCTCTCCCAGCCCGCCTCCGGCCACTGGTATTTCACGCTGAAAGACGATCGCGCCCAGGTGCGCTGCGCGATGTTTCGCAACAGCAACCGCCGCGTCACCTTCCGGCCGCAAAACGGCCAGCAGGTCTTGGTGCGCGCCAGCATCACGCTGTATGAACCGCGCGGCGACTACCAGCTGATCGCCGAGAGCATGCAGCCCGCCGGCGACGGCCTGCTGCAGCAACAGTTCGAGCAGTTGAAACAGCGCCTGAGCGCTGAAGGGTTGTTCGATCAGCAGTTCAAGCAGCCGCTGCCCGCGCCGGCCAAACGCGTCGGGGTGATCACCTCCGCCAGCGGCGCGGCGCTGCACGATATTCTGCAGGTGTTACAGCGGCGCGATCCGTCACTGCCGATCGTCATCTACCCCACCTCGGTGCAGGGCGCGGAAGCGCCGATGCAGATCGTGCGCGCCATCGAGGCCGCCAACCGCCGCGATGAATGCGACGTGCTGATCGTCGGCCGCGGCGGCGGTTCGCTGGAAGATCTGTGGAGCTTCAACGACGAACGCGTGGCGCGGGCGATCTTCGCCAGCCGCATTCCGATCGTCAGCGCCGTCGGCCATGAAACCGACGTCACCATCGCCGATTTCGTCGCCGACCTGCGCGCGCCGACCCCTTCCGCCGCCGCCGAACTGGTCAGCCGCAATCAGCTTGAGCTGTTGCGCCAGCTGCAGTCGCAGCAGCAGCAGCTGGAGATGGCGATGGATTACTACCTGGCGCAGCGCCAGCAGCAGTTCACCCGCATTCACCACCGTTTACAACAGCAGCATCCGCATCTGCGCCTGGCGCGCCAGCAGACGCTGCTGTTCAAGCTGCAGCGCCGGATGGAAGACGGCATGCAGCAGCAGCTGCGCCAGGCCGCCCGCCGCAGCGAACGGGCCCAGCAGCGGCTGGCGCAGGTGCAGCCGCAGGGCCGCATTCACCGCTACCAGCAGCGCGTGCAGCAGCAGGAATACCGTCTGCAGCAGGCGATGGAGCGGCAGCTCAACGCCTACCGCCAGCGCTTCGGCGTGGCCTGCAGCCAACTGGAAACCGTCAGCCCGTTGGCGACGCTGGCGCGCGGCTACAGCGTGACGCAAACTCCGCGCGGCGAGCTGCTGAAAACCACCAAGCAGGCGCAGGTCGGCGAACTGCTTAAAACCCGCCTGCAGGATGGCTGGGTGGAAAGCGAGGTGAAAACCATCACCGTCGCCAAAAAGCCGCGCAAGAAGCGCGCGGCCGAGTAA
- a CDS encoding TIM-barrel domain-containing protein → MKTLKNWTLAAQHADHVELLVDERHRFCLYVLEDGLFRVLIKRNGELALDRTWSIAPQEDVPWEGRERLSVAGFSLPGYQLRQESGRLVVSTPLLRVTVHQPLWLEWEHCNAAGEWRPLAADRPTSAYLLNAHGDGVAHYQRRFADERYYGLGEKTGDLERTGRRFEMRNLDAMGYNAASTDPLYKHIPFTITRGPEASFGLFYDNLSSCWLDLGNEIDNYHTAYRRYQAEAGDLDYYLFLGPKVLDVTKAFVRLTGRTHFGPKWSLGYSGSTMHYTDAPDAQQQLQQFIALCRQHAIPCDSFQLSSGYTSINNKRYVFNWNYDKVPQPKLLSQAFHDAGLRLAANIKPCLLQDHPQYQAVAAQGLFIRDSQSDAPERSSFWDDEGSHLDFTNPATVRWWQQGVTQQLLEMGIDSTWNDNNEYEVWDGEARCHGFGRPIAIKHIRPVMPLLMMRASMEAQQRFAPQRRPYLISRSGCAGMQRYVQTWSGDNRTSWQTLRYNIRMGLGMSLSGLYNLGHDVGGFSGDKPDAELLVRWVQNGVMHPRFTIHSWNDDATVNEPWMYPAATPAVREAINLRYRLLPYFYTLLWQACADDEPMLRPTFLDHEQDARTFGENDDFLIGRDLLVASVVKPGQRRRSVYLPDNGEGWYCFYSGQWFGGGQTVTLAAPLERLPLLVRAGAALPLSQRLAHVDVAADDRRELRLFPLKGCGASSGLLFEDDGESEGWRQGDALWLRWEMRCDPQRIMLDITTEGRFRPAWRTLLLSLPEGETRALWVNGEPGERFTLE, encoded by the coding sequence ATGAAAACCTTGAAAAATTGGACGCTGGCGGCGCAGCATGCCGACCATGTCGAGCTGCTGGTCGATGAACGTCACCGTTTCTGTCTGTACGTGTTGGAAGACGGTTTGTTCCGCGTGTTGATCAAGCGCAACGGCGAGCTGGCGCTGGATCGCACCTGGAGCATCGCGCCGCAGGAGGATGTGCCTTGGGAAGGGCGCGAACGGCTCAGCGTCGCCGGCTTCAGCCTGCCGGGCTATCAGCTGCGCCAGGAGAGCGGTCGGCTGGTGGTCAGCACGCCGCTGCTGCGCGTGACGGTGCATCAGCCGCTGTGGTTGGAATGGGAGCATTGCAATGCCGCCGGCGAGTGGCGGCCGCTGGCGGCGGATCGGCCAACCAGCGCCTACCTGCTCAATGCGCACGGCGACGGCGTGGCGCACTACCAACGCCGCTTCGCCGATGAGCGCTATTACGGCCTGGGGGAGAAAACCGGCGATCTGGAGCGCACCGGCCGCCGCTTCGAGATGCGCAATCTGGACGCCATGGGGTACAACGCGGCCAGCACCGATCCGCTGTACAAACACATTCCGTTCACCATCACCCGTGGGCCGGAGGCGAGCTTTGGCCTGTTCTACGATAACCTGAGCAGCTGCTGGCTGGATCTGGGCAACGAGATAGACAACTACCATACGGCCTATCGCCGCTATCAGGCCGAAGCGGGCGATCTGGATTACTACCTGTTCCTCGGGCCGAAGGTATTGGACGTCACCAAGGCGTTCGTGCGCCTGACCGGCCGCACCCACTTCGGGCCGAAGTGGAGCCTGGGCTACAGCGGCTCGACCATGCACTACACCGACGCGCCGGACGCCCAGCAGCAGCTGCAACAGTTCATTGCGCTGTGCCGCCAGCACGCCATTCCCTGCGACTCTTTCCAGCTGTCGTCGGGCTACACCTCGATCAACAACAAGCGCTACGTGTTCAACTGGAACTACGACAAGGTACCGCAGCCCAAGCTGCTCAGCCAGGCGTTTCACGACGCCGGCCTCAGGCTGGCGGCCAACATCAAGCCGTGCCTGCTGCAGGATCACCCTCAGTATCAGGCGGTGGCGGCGCAGGGGCTGTTTATCCGCGATTCGCAAAGCGACGCGCCGGAGCGCTCCAGCTTCTGGGACGACGAGGGATCGCACCTCGACTTCACCAATCCGGCGACGGTGCGCTGGTGGCAGCAGGGCGTCACGCAGCAGCTGCTGGAGATGGGCATCGATTCCACCTGGAACGACAACAACGAGTACGAAGTGTGGGACGGCGAAGCGCGCTGCCACGGCTTCGGGCGGCCGATCGCCATCAAGCATATCCGACCGGTGATGCCATTGCTGATGATGCGCGCCTCGATGGAGGCCCAGCAGCGCTTCGCGCCGCAGCGGCGGCCGTACTTGATCTCGCGCTCCGGCTGCGCCGGCATGCAGCGCTATGTGCAGACCTGGAGCGGCGACAACCGCACCAGTTGGCAGACGCTGCGCTACAACATCCGCATGGGGCTGGGCATGAGCCTGTCCGGGCTGTATAACCTCGGCCACGACGTCGGCGGCTTCTCCGGCGACAAACCGGACGCGGAGCTGCTGGTGCGCTGGGTGCAAAACGGCGTGATGCACCCGCGTTTCACCATCCACTCCTGGAACGACGATGCTACGGTCAACGAACCCTGGATGTACCCGGCCGCCACCCCGGCGGTGCGTGAGGCGATCAACCTGCGTTACCGGCTGCTGCCGTATTTCTACACTCTGCTGTGGCAGGCCTGCGCCGACGACGAGCCGATGCTGCGCCCGACTTTCCTCGATCACGAACAGGATGCGCGCACCTTCGGCGAGAACGACGATTTTCTGATCGGCCGCGATCTGCTGGTGGCCAGCGTGGTGAAACCGGGGCAACGTCGCCGTTCGGTGTATCTGCCGGATAACGGCGAAGGCTGGTACTGCTTCTACAGCGGCCAATGGTTCGGCGGCGGCCAGACGGTGACGCTGGCGGCGCCGCTGGAGCGTCTGCCGCTGCTGGTGCGCGCCGGGGCAGCGCTGCCGCTGTCGCAGCGGCTGGCGCATGTGGACGTAGCCGCCGACGATCGGCGCGAGCTGCGGCTGTTTCCGCTCAAGGGCTGCGGCGCAAGCAGCGGGCTGTTGTTTGAGGACGACGGTGAAAGCGAAGGCTGGCGGCAGGGCGATGCGCTGTGGCTGCGCTGGGAAATGCGCTGCGACCCTCAGCGCATCATGCTGGATATCACGACGGAAGGGCGTTTCCGCCCGGCCTGGCGCACGCTGCTACTCAGTCTGCCGGAAGGCGAAACGCGCGCGCTGTGGGTGAACGGCGAACCGGGCGAGCGTTTTACGCTGGAGTAG
- a CDS encoding MFS transporter, whose product MSVEINQAVAQSGRRKFKSLRWWMLALFLLGVTVNYITRNSLGILAPELKSSLNMSTEQYAWVVASFQLAYTVFQPICGWLIDVIGLKMGFLICAGIWAVVCMLHAGAGSWLQLAILRFFMGGAEAAATPANAKAISDWFPKKERPIAAGWAGVGFSIGAMLAPPIIVIAHVSFGWQGAFLFSGGLALIWVVLWWLFYHSPQQHPNLSQQELDLIREDNEPVLPKLPFFTSLASLCQNKRFYGIAIPAFLAEPAWAVFSFWVPLYLATERGMDLKQIAMFAWLPFLAADIGSVASGYLTTLYRKWFGCSRVNSVVASSVTGAFLMVSLAFVAITQNPYVAIALISIGGFGHQVISCMLSALVVESFDKNQMATVNGMRGSSAWIASFLFTLLIGAVSDTIGFNPLFIAMGFFDLIGAVFLIALIAERGGKKTPSHS is encoded by the coding sequence ATGAGTGTGGAGATCAATCAGGCGGTCGCGCAGAGCGGCCGGCGCAAGTTCAAATCGCTGCGCTGGTGGATGCTGGCGCTGTTCTTGCTGGGCGTGACGGTCAACTACATCACCCGCAACTCGCTGGGCATTCTGGCGCCGGAGCTGAAATCCAGCCTGAACATGAGCACCGAGCAATATGCCTGGGTAGTGGCGTCGTTCCAGCTGGCCTACACGGTGTTCCAGCCGATCTGCGGCTGGCTGATCGACGTTATCGGCCTGAAGATGGGCTTTCTGATCTGCGCCGGCATTTGGGCGGTGGTATGCATGCTGCACGCCGGCGCCGGCAGCTGGCTGCAATTGGCCATTCTGCGCTTCTTCATGGGGGGCGCGGAGGCGGCGGCCACCCCGGCCAACGCCAAGGCGATCTCCGACTGGTTCCCGAAAAAGGAGCGGCCGATCGCCGCCGGCTGGGCGGGCGTCGGTTTCTCCATCGGCGCCATGCTGGCGCCGCCGATCATTGTCATCGCTCACGTCTCCTTCGGCTGGCAGGGGGCGTTCCTGTTCTCCGGCGGGTTGGCGCTGATCTGGGTAGTGCTGTGGTGGCTGTTCTACCACTCGCCGCAGCAGCACCCGAACCTTAGCCAGCAGGAGCTGGATCTGATCCGCGAAGACAACGAGCCGGTGTTGCCGAAGCTGCCGTTCTTCACTTCGCTGGCCAGCCTGTGCCAGAACAAGAGGTTTTACGGCATCGCCATCCCGGCCTTTCTCGCCGAGCCTGCCTGGGCGGTATTCAGTTTCTGGGTGCCGCTGTACCTGGCCACCGAACGCGGCATGGATCTGAAACAGATCGCGATGTTCGCCTGGCTGCCGTTCCTGGCGGCGGATATCGGCAGCGTCGCCAGCGGCTATCTCACCACCCTGTATCGCAAATGGTTCGGCTGCAGCCGCGTCAACTCCGTGGTCGCCAGCTCGGTGACCGGCGCTTTCCTGATGGTGTCGCTGGCGTTCGTCGCGATCACCCAAAATCCCTATGTGGCGATCGCGCTGATCTCGATCGGCGGCTTCGGCCACCAGGTGATCTCCTGCATGCTCAGCGCGCTGGTGGTGGAGTCGTTCGATAAAAACCAGATGGCGACGGTCAACGGCATGCGCGGCTCCAGCGCCTGGATCGCCAGCTTCCTGTTCACGCTGCTGATCGGCGCGGTGTCCGACACCATTGGCTTCAACCCGCTGTTTATCGCCATGGGCTTCTTCGATCTGATCGGCGCTGTGTTCCTGATTGCCCTGATCGCCGAGCGCGGCGGTAAGAAAACCCCTTCACACAGCTAA
- a CDS encoding LacI family DNA-binding transcriptional regulator — protein MNGKLKIQEIARQTGLSISTVSRVLAGKANTSAEARRKVLDCAQQNGILQGISSGRLMLNNVMVFAPQRAFDVRTDIFYYKVIQGIAAALMEHEVRIRYCGLEEQHSDGALFLEKMSDPHTEAALIIGIDDEHIHTLAADLHKPCVLINCSDRQMRLDSVSPDHQLIGDYSASYLFQQGHSHILNLQCLRRHTMELRLAGIRQAYARHHLPFDDGRHLITTSGFGGEEAEQALTTYLNGIHGHAPLPTAILAGGDYMAVGAVKALNKRGLNVPGDVSVMSTDGFNLAEIHDVPLTSVQVPRDELGYEAIQLLQRRMLRADAPPCNLLLHGRLAVRASVRRISPHKTAPAVSTHDHRLYDE, from the coding sequence ATGAACGGAAAGCTGAAAATCCAGGAGATCGCCCGCCAAACCGGGCTGTCGATCAGCACCGTTTCCCGCGTGCTGGCCGGCAAGGCCAACACCAGCGCCGAGGCGCGCCGCAAGGTGTTGGACTGTGCGCAACAAAATGGCATTCTGCAGGGCATTTCCAGCGGCCGGCTGATGCTGAACAACGTGATGGTGTTCGCGCCGCAACGCGCGTTCGACGTGCGCACCGACATCTTCTACTACAAGGTCATTCAGGGCATTGCCGCCGCGCTGATGGAGCACGAGGTGCGCATCCGCTACTGCGGGCTGGAAGAGCAACACAGCGACGGCGCGCTGTTTCTGGAAAAGATGAGCGATCCGCACACCGAAGCGGCGCTGATCATCGGCATCGACGACGAGCATATCCACACCCTGGCCGCCGATCTGCACAAGCCCTGCGTGCTGATCAACTGCAGCGATCGGCAGATGCGGCTGGACAGCGTCTCGCCGGATCATCAGCTGATCGGCGATTACTCCGCCAGCTACCTGTTCCAGCAAGGGCACAGCCATATTCTCAACCTGCAGTGTCTGCGCCGCCACACCATGGAGCTGCGGCTGGCGGGCATCCGGCAGGCCTACGCCCGGCATCATCTGCCGTTCGACGACGGCCGCCATCTGATCACCACCTCCGGCTTCGGCGGCGAAGAGGCCGAGCAGGCGCTGACCACCTATCTCAACGGCATCCACGGTCACGCCCCGCTGCCAACGGCGATCCTGGCCGGCGGCGACTACATGGCGGTCGGGGCGGTCAAGGCGCTCAACAAGCGGGGCCTGAACGTGCCGGGCGACGTGTCGGTGATGAGCACCGACGGCTTCAACCTGGCGGAAATCCATGACGTGCCGCTGACCTCGGTGCAGGTGCCGCGCGACGAACTGGGTTACGAAGCGATCCAACTGCTGCAGAGGCGCATGCTGCGCGCCGACGCGCCGCCGTGCAATCTGCTGCTGCACGGCCGGCTGGCGGTGCGCGCCTCGGTGCGGCGCATCAGCCCGCACAAGACCGCGCCGGCGGTGAGCACGCATGACCACAGGCTTTATGACGAGTAG
- a CDS encoding M4 family metallopeptidase, producing the protein MPAQRMRSVIPPYMLRRIIEHGNAPQRDCALHTLNHVQSLLGNKPLRSPTEKNARAGEALRDIYDAQNGTQLPGKPVRKEGQPSNHDVAVDEAYDYLGVTYDFFWQAYRRNSLDNQGLPLVGSVHYGKEYQNAFWNGQQMVFGDGDGEIFNRFTIAIDVVGHELAHGVTESEAGLIYYQQSGALNESLSDVFGSLVKQFHLQQTADKADWLIGAGLLAKGIKGKGLRSMSAPGTAYDDPLLGKDPQPASMKDYIQTKEDNGGVHLNSGIPNRAFYLAATALGGFAWEKAGYVWYDTVCDKALPQNADFATFARATVKHAQARFDQSVADKVQQAWHQVGVE; encoded by the coding sequence ATGCCAGCCCAGCGCATGCGTTCCGTCATTCCTCCCTACATGCTGCGCCGCATCATTGAACACGGCAACGCCCCGCAGCGCGACTGCGCGCTGCACACCCTGAACCACGTGCAAAGCCTGCTCGGCAACAAGCCGCTGCGTTCGCCGACCGAGAAAAACGCCCGAGCCGGCGAAGCGCTCCGCGATATCTACGACGCCCAGAACGGCACCCAACTGCCTGGCAAACCGGTGCGCAAAGAGGGCCAGCCCAGCAACCACGATGTGGCGGTGGACGAAGCCTACGACTACCTCGGCGTCACCTACGATTTCTTCTGGCAGGCCTACCGCCGCAACTCACTGGATAACCAGGGGCTGCCGCTGGTCGGCAGCGTACACTACGGCAAGGAGTACCAGAATGCCTTCTGGAACGGCCAACAAATGGTGTTCGGCGACGGCGACGGCGAGATTTTCAACCGTTTCACCATCGCCATCGACGTGGTCGGCCACGAGCTGGCGCACGGCGTGACCGAGAGTGAAGCCGGGCTGATCTACTACCAGCAGTCCGGGGCGCTCAATGAGTCGCTGTCCGACGTATTCGGCTCGTTGGTCAAGCAGTTCCACCTGCAGCAAACCGCCGATAAAGCCGACTGGCTGATCGGCGCCGGGCTGCTCGCCAAGGGCATTAAAGGCAAAGGGCTGCGCTCGATGTCGGCCCCCGGCACCGCCTACGATGACCCGCTGCTGGGCAAAGATCCGCAGCCCGCCAGCATGAAGGATTACATCCAGACCAAGGAAGACAACGGCGGCGTGCACCTCAACTCCGGCATTCCCAACCGCGCCTTCTACCTGGCGGCGACGGCGCTCGGCGGCTTCGCCTGGGAGAAAGCCGGCTACGTCTGGTATGACACGGTGTGCGACAAAGCGCTGCCGCAAAATGCCGACTTCGCCACCTTCGCCCGCGCCACGGTGAAACATGCGCAAGCGCGTTTCGACCAGAGCGTGGCGGACAAGGTGCAGCAAGCCTGGCATCAGGTGGGGGTGGAATAA
- a CDS encoding protealysin inhibitor emfourin, with protein sequence MKPLPTLNQDTVIELAREGGFAYIPKLAGQRRIALADITPEQRQRLNQLLNQTLPYAQEEGQPNSPGCGDQRYYRVQINYTSPTLSTEIVLLIPESSAPQALVDLWKTGQVDE encoded by the coding sequence ATGAAACCGCTGCCGACGCTCAATCAGGATACGGTCATTGAGCTGGCGCGCGAGGGAGGCTTCGCCTACATTCCCAAACTGGCGGGCCAGCGCCGCATCGCGCTGGCCGATATCACGCCGGAACAGCGGCAGCGCCTGAATCAGTTGCTGAACCAGACGCTGCCCTATGCGCAGGAAGAAGGCCAGCCCAACTCCCCCGGCTGCGGTGACCAGCGCTACTACCGCGTACAGATCAACTACACCAGCCCCACCCTGAGCACCGAGATCGTGCTGTTAATCCCGGAAAGCAGCGCGCCGCAAGCGCTGGTGGATCTGTGGAAAACCGGCCAGGTGGATGAGTGA
- a CDS encoding zinc ribbon domain-containing protein, whose product MDAHCPHCRQTMNWVAGHYHCAACQRDYRQQASCPECGQPLQELKACGAVDYLCQNGHGLISKKRVNFSYQPL is encoded by the coding sequence ATGGATGCGCATTGTCCGCACTGTCGTCAGACCATGAATTGGGTAGCGGGTCACTACCATTGTGCCGCCTGTCAGCGTGATTATCGGCAGCAGGCGAGCTGCCCGGAGTGCGGGCAGCCGCTGCAAGAGTTGAAGGCCTGCGGGGCGGTGGATTACCTGTGCCAGAACGGGCACGGGCTGATCTCCAAAAAACGGGTGAATTTCAGCTATCAGCCTCTGTAA
- a CDS encoding AEC family transporter produces the protein MSWETWSFAFNVTVPNLLMMLLGILLRHWRLMDDRFVDGATRLVFNLALPCLLFFSIATNHPQLLGNLPLVLFGAVGTLATFLLLELAAKWLVKEPRERGVFVQGGFRANTAIVGLAYAMTAYGSEGIALASLYLTVTVILFNILSVITLTRSLQGGQGKKISHLSLLRSIVTNPLIIGLVCGLLYAQTGLGIPTVLRQTGSYISALSLPLALLCTGASLDFRAMFRSSNVAALSSAAKLFLVPFLMTLAGWLCGFHGAALGIIFLFSATPTASGSYVMTRAMGGNATLAANIIAITTVGSFFTTALGIYFLRSWGAI, from the coding sequence ATGTCCTGGGAAACCTGGAGTTTTGCGTTTAACGTCACCGTGCCGAATTTGCTGATGATGCTGCTGGGGATCCTGCTGCGCCATTGGCGCCTGATGGATGACCGTTTCGTCGACGGCGCGACCCGCCTGGTGTTCAATTTGGCGCTACCGTGCCTGCTGTTTTTCAGCATCGCCACCAACCATCCGCAGCTGCTTGGCAATCTGCCGCTGGTGCTGTTCGGCGCAGTCGGCACGCTGGCGACCTTCCTGCTCTTGGAGCTGGCGGCCAAGTGGCTGGTGAAAGAACCGCGTGAGCGCGGGGTGTTCGTACAGGGCGGCTTTCGCGCCAACACCGCCATCGTCGGTCTGGCCTACGCCATGACCGCCTACGGCAGCGAAGGCATTGCGCTCGCCTCGCTGTACCTGACCGTGACGGTGATCCTGTTCAACATACTGTCGGTCATCACCCTCACGCGCAGCCTGCAGGGCGGGCAGGGCAAGAAAATCAGCCACCTGTCGCTGCTGCGCAGCATCGTCACCAATCCGCTGATCATCGGCCTGGTGTGCGGGCTGCTGTATGCGCAAACCGGGCTGGGCATCCCGACCGTGCTCCGCCAGACCGGCAGCTATATCTCCGCGCTGTCGCTGCCGTTGGCGCTGCTGTGCACCGGCGCCAGCCTGGATTTCCGCGCCATGTTCCGCTCGTCCAACGTGGCGGCGCTGTCGTCGGCGGCCAAGCTGTTTCTGGTGCCGTTCCTGATGACGCTGGCCGGCTGGCTGTGCGGGTTTCACGGCGCGGCGTTGGGCATCATCTTCCTGTTTTCCGCCACGCCGACCGCTTCGGGCAGCTATGTGATGACGCGCGCCATGGGCGGCAACGCCACGCTGGCGGCTAACATTATCGCTATCACCACCGTCGGGTCGTTCTTCACCACCGCGTTGGGGATCTATTTCTTGCGCTCATGGGGCGCGATTTAA